One region of Cyanobium sp. M30B3 genomic DNA includes:
- a CDS encoding DOMON-like domain-containing protein, producing the protein MTHQDTAHDAGSEPSAGGQPPARQAFSLLPFAAGSACLAGICVEGWLERRGEHLTLEFQLTCHAEHGEDAILWPAAVTPPQRCDGLWEHTCLEWFVARPQQDAYWEFNLCPNGNWNVYALDGYRRGLKPDPLYTALPLVAGDGGEGSRFRVTAALPAPLASAQPKGLELAVTAVLEQRSGMISYWALHHGGAEADFHRRDGFRLRI; encoded by the coding sequence ATGACCCACCAAGACACAGCGCACGACGCGGGATCTGAACCATCAGCAGGCGGGCAGCCTCCGGCCCGCCAGGCCTTCTCCCTGCTGCCCTTCGCTGCAGGGTCCGCCTGCCTCGCCGGCATCTGCGTCGAGGGCTGGCTGGAGCGGCGCGGGGAGCACCTCACCCTGGAGTTCCAGCTGACCTGCCATGCGGAGCACGGGGAGGACGCCATCCTCTGGCCGGCAGCCGTCACGCCGCCGCAGCGGTGCGACGGCCTCTGGGAGCACACCTGCCTCGAGTGGTTCGTGGCCCGGCCCCAGCAGGACGCCTACTGGGAGTTCAACCTCTGCCCCAACGGCAACTGGAACGTCTATGCCCTGGATGGCTACCGCCGCGGCCTGAAGCCCGATCCCCTCTACACCGCCCTGCCGCTGGTCGCCGGCGACGGCGGGGAGGGCAGCCGCTTCAGGGTCACCGCAGCCCTGCCCGCTCCTCTGGCGTCCGCCCAGCCCAAGGGCCTCGAACTGGCGGTGACGGCCGTGCTGGAGCAGCGCAGCGGAATGATCAGCTACTGGGCCCTGCACCACGG